One bacterium genomic window carries:
- a CDS encoding histidine kinase, whose protein sequence is MWTVLVPALFVFAAEVLRHEVLPEYLHDALPEMLGNVLTGAAALVISAIILLPIYRRLEAADAQLRATQIAQAVSAERERLARELHDGVAQALFFLNVKATALERSLAPTDSPRADATIKPADPGEARPIAAEIARAVQDTSLRVRDAIFDLRTGPEPGEPLNAWIRGYVQRFVELHGVAGEVQEDGLPRELSLEQQLHTMAVVREALHNVAKHAQARTFLVRIAWGPTELTVVVSDDGRGLPDSPAGPAQGRYGLAALAEHARAAGGTVRLSAGTDDAGTAVTFRMPYRVAS, encoded by the coding sequence GTGTGGACGGTGTTGGTCCCAGCGCTGTTCGTTTTTGCCGCGGAGGTACTCCGGCACGAAGTGCTGCCAGAGTACCTGCACGATGCGCTCCCGGAAATGCTCGGGAACGTCTTGACCGGCGCGGCCGCCCTGGTGATTTCCGCGATCATCCTCCTGCCAATCTATCGCCGGCTCGAGGCAGCGGACGCACAGTTGCGGGCCACGCAAATTGCGCAGGCGGTGTCGGCGGAACGCGAGCGGCTCGCACGAGAGCTGCACGACGGGGTGGCGCAGGCGCTGTTCTTCTTGAACGTCAAAGCGACCGCGCTCGAACGGTCGCTTGCGCCGACGGACTCGCCACGCGCGGACGCGACAATAAAGCCGGCTGATCCGGGTGAGGCTCGGCCGATCGCCGCCGAGATCGCAAGGGCGGTTCAAGACACCTCGTTGCGAGTTCGAGATGCGATCTTCGACCTCCGCACCGGCCCGGAGCCGGGCGAACCGTTGAATGCCTGGATCCGCGGCTATGTGCAGCGGTTCGTGGAGCTCCACGGCGTCGCCGGGGAAGTGCAGGAGGACGGACTCCCTCGAGAATTGTCCCTCGAGCAGCAGCTTCACACGATGGCGGTCGTTCGTGAGGCGCTTCATAACGTGGCCAAGCACGCGCAGGCCCGGACGTTCCTCGTCCGGATTGCCTGGGGCCCCACGGAGCTCACCGTCGTCGTGTCCGACGATGGACGCGGGCTCCCAGATTCGCCGGCGGGACCCGCGCAGGGCCGTTATGGCCTGGCGGCCTTGGCGGAGCACGCGCGCGCGGCAGGCGGCACCGTCCGGCTCTCGGCAGGAACAGACGACGCCGGAACCGCGGTGACCTTCCGAATGCCGTACCGGGTCGCGTCATGA
- a CDS encoding response regulator transcription factor yields the protein MTRTLIVDDSDLARRAIRTVLAGSPTFEIVGEATNAETAVAKVRELHPDLVLMDLRMPGLGGLEAIRAIKEQFPAVLVVVLSVSDDPQDFFEAIRCGAQGYLIKNVEPELWLEYLEALVHGDARISRGIAGRILREFTQRGTASLSLPTLTPREEEILTLVARGLPNKEIGDTLGIVEGTVKRHLQNILAKLHLRNRVELATFAVRQGLTKPDGSGR from the coding sequence ATGACCCGCACATTGATTGTCGACGACAGCGACCTTGCCCGGCGCGCCATTCGAACAGTTCTGGCCGGATCGCCCACCTTCGAGATCGTCGGCGAGGCGACCAACGCGGAGACCGCCGTCGCGAAGGTCCGCGAACTCCATCCCGATCTGGTATTGATGGACCTGCGGATGCCGGGACTCGGCGGACTCGAAGCCATCCGCGCGATCAAGGAGCAGTTTCCGGCGGTCCTGGTGGTGGTTCTGAGCGTCTCAGACGACCCGCAGGACTTCTTCGAGGCGATCCGATGCGGTGCGCAAGGCTACCTGATCAAAAACGTTGAGCCCGAACTCTGGCTCGAATACTTGGAAGCACTGGTCCACGGGGATGCGAGAATCTCGCGGGGCATCGCCGGCCGCATCCTGCGCGAGTTCACACAACGCGGGACGGCCTCTCTCTCCCTGCCGACGCTTACGCCGCGCGAAGAAGAGATCCTGACACTGGTCGCGCGCGGATTGCCGAACAAAGAGATTGGCGATACCCTGGGGATCGTCGAGGGCACGGTCAAGCGGCATCTGCAAAACATCCTCGCCAAACTGCATCTGCGCAACCGTGTCGAACTTGCCACGTTTGCCGTCCGTCAGGGTCTTACAAAGCCGGACGGGAGCGGACGCTGA